One genomic segment of Hordeum vulgare subsp. vulgare chromosome 2H, MorexV3_pseudomolecules_assembly, whole genome shotgun sequence includes these proteins:
- the LOC123431218 gene encoding alpha-xylosidase 1-like codes for MQIGFHQCKWGYHNLSVVEDVVENYWSAQIPLDVIWNDDDHMDARKDLTLSPVNYSRPKLLAFLDMLQFHWYVCVACWLGVI; via the exons ATGCAGATAG GGTTCCACCAATGCAAGTGGGGATACCATAACCTTTCAGTGGTCGAGGATGTCGTGGAGAACTACTGGAGCGCGCAGATACCCCTCGATGTGATCTGGAACGACGACGACCATATGGACGCAAGGAAGGACTTGACGCTCAGCCCGGTGAACTACTCGCGCCCCAAGCTGCTGGCGTTCCTTGACATGCTACAGTTCCATTGGTATGTTTGTGTGGCTTGCTGGCTTGGTGTCATATAA